DNA sequence from the uncultured Ilyobacter sp. genome:
GACTGCCATGATGGGAGCGATACTCATAGGCCTTGGAATAGACTATTCTATACATATAATATCTGTCTTTCTAGAAGAGAGAAACAATGGCATGAGTATAGAAAAGTCTGTATCGTCTATCTACTCTAAGGCCATGAGAGGAGTGTCAACTGGGGCAGGGACAACAGCAGTAGGATTTTTTATGTTTGTTTTCAGTGATTTTCCAGGATTTCGAGAGTTTGGTTTGGTTCTTGGGCTGGGGATAATATGCACCCTGGTATCGGCGGTTTTCCTGCTTCCGTCCTTACTCATAATTTATGGAGGTAAAATAGGGAGAAGGAAATCTAAAAAAAATCTGATCTTAGAAAAAAGCGAATATTTCCTCATAAGTAGAAAAAAAAGCTCACTTTTTATTGTAGTTTTAATAATTATAGTTTTAGGATCAAAGGCAGGTAAAGTGGAATTTGAAAATGATATGCTGAAAATAGAACCGAAAAATCTTCAGAGTGTGGCCTTGAACAGGGAAATTATAGATAAATTTGATTTTAGTTCTGACAGCACAATAATGGTGTCTGACAGTTTAGAAGAGGCACAAAAGATTTATGACAGGGCAGATAAACTAAAGAGTATAGGGGTTATCTCTTCGATTACTTCATATCTTCCCTTCGAAGAAAAGCAGAAAAAAAGGCTAGAAGCTGGAAAGAGAATAAAAGAAAAGACCGGAACTTCTCCAGACAGTGAAATCTATACAGAGGAATTGGCAGAGGAGCTTGTAAGGCTTGAAAATAATCTCATAGAATTGGGAGACTTGTCTTATATGGGAGGAGAGGAAGAAATAAGACAAAAATGTGATGAGATATTAGAGGCAGAAATAATAAGTGAACTAGTTGAAAATATAGACAACTATAGAGAAAACCTTGAAAAATCACAAAAAGTATTTATAGGGGAGCTGCAGAGTATAATAAGAAAGAGCAATACCCAGAATACAATAGGCCTAAAAGACCTTCCTGACAAAATAAAAGATGAATTCGTGGGGAAAAACAAGACATATATAAGTACATTTTATCCTAAGGAGGATATATGGAAATCTGATTTTCAGAAAATACACATGAAGGAGATAGATACCCTAGGCGAAAATACAACAGGGAGTGCTAAAATTTTTCTAAAAGTAATAGAGATATCTGCCACAGAGGGAAGAAAAATTCTTATTCTGACCTTAGGGGCTATATATCTTGTGTTATTGGCAGATTTTCGAAGTTTGAAATATGCCACTGCCGCCATTCTTCCCATGGTTTTTTCTGTCCTTGGAACTCTGGGGCTAATGGGGTGGACAGGTTTTAAATTTGACATGGTCAACATAATAGGGATACCACTGATAATAGGTATAGGGGTGGACGACGGAGTTCACATTATACATAGATATCTTGTGGATAAAAATATATTTGTGGCACTAAAAAGTACAGGTAAGGCTGTAACTCTCACAACAATTACAACAATTGCAGCCTTTGGAACTCTTATGTTAGCCAGGTATAGGGGGTTTGTTCACTTTGGAATACTTTTGACTATAGGGGTTATGTTTGCCTATATTTTTACTTTAAGCTTACTTGTGAGCCTTATCTCCATAGTAGATAAAATAGAAAAAAATTCAGAAGGTGGTAAATAATGAAAAAGATATCGGTTATTTTTTTTATCTTAATTAATATATCAGTTTTTTCAAAGGATGCTTCAGAGATACTTCAAAAGATGGAAAATGCCCAAAACTATACTACTTCAAAGGGAGAGTATTTTATGACCATAGAAAACAGGGGTAAAAAAATAACCTTGGGATTTGAAGGTTATCATAAAAAATCCCAAGAAGACCTTCAGCTTATGAGATTCACTTCTCCCCCTAGAATAGAAGATACTGCAATTCTTATCAGGGATGAAAATATATGGTACTACAACAAGAGAAGCAATAGGGTGAGGCTCTTATCAAAAAATGCAAAGAAAGGCAGTATGATGGGGTCTAGTTTTAGCTATGATGATCTCAATATAGATTATGTAGAGGATTTTACAGGTGAAATAATAGAGGAAACATATGATTATTATACGCTGAAGGTCTATCCTGTGGATAAAGACAGAAGTTATAAATATATAGTGGCAAAGGTGAGGAAGGATAATTTTATAGAGGAGAGCCTAGAATATTATGACAACAATGAGATAAGGTACAAGCTTATGACCACTCAAGATGTGAAACTGGTAAAAGAACGGTGGGTTCCATTGAAATTAATTATGACAGACCTTATAAGTGGTAAGGTGACATATATAGAAACCAAAGAGGAAAGTCTGGATTTTGATTTTTATATTGAGGATTCCAAATTTTCCGAGAAAAACTTAAAGAAATAAGAGGTGGTTAAAATGAAGGCATTTGGATTTGTCCTTATCTTTTTAAGTGTCACTTGCACAGTATTTTCTATGGATTTGGTTACAGAATTAAAATACCAAGGTTTTGATACTGAAAAAATAGATTTTGAAGATGAGGCGCTAGGCAGAGTGACGCTAAAGGACAATTCCAGTGAAGATTATTCATTTTTTATTGAATATGTATTTGGGGAAGGTACAGACAGAGTAGATGCTGGTCAGATTAAAATTATGAAAGACAATATAGATTTTGAATTAGGGCGTAATAGAATAGGCTGGGGATTGGCTTACAATCTAAATCCGACAGATATATTTAATGATATACCAGTGGGAAGTGCCTATGACCCGACCTATGTCAAAAGCGGGAGAGATAGTATGATAGTCACCTATTATAAAGGAGACAGTTCTATTCAAGGAGTTTATGCCAGACGGGATAATTCTGAAAAAAATGAGGATTATGGAATAAAGTATAAAACCAGTTTCTCAGAAGTTGACCTGTATGCGGTTTATATACACAAGGGGGAGAGAAGTACAACTTGGGGCGAAGAGGAAAAAGATGATATTATAGGGGGAGACATAAGTACGAGCATACCTGGGTTTGATTATGGTGTCTGGCTAGAGACGGCCTATTATTTGGATAAAAGGGATATTGTGTATATAGCTGGGATAGATAATTATTTTGGAGAGAAATACCGGGTGATGCTGGAATATCTATATTACGGCCTTGGGGAAGACAGTCAAGAAAACTATAATGTCAGCAGAATATTGGCAGGACAGCCTGCAGGAAAAAGCTACCTCATGCCATCTCTTACCTATGAGTATTCAGAAAAAATATCTTTGACAGGATACTGCTATATAAATACCGGGGATTATAGTTATCTTATAGGTACGACCATAACCTACCTCTATACCGATCATATAGATATCAGTCTCATGCCTTTTTATGCACAGGGAAAAACAGAGAGTGAGTATGGAGTCCTTGGAGAAACAGTGGGGAGTATAGGGGTTAGTTTTGTAATGAGAGCGGTATTTTAAGTCGCAATTTTTTGGACAAATTAGTGAATTTACAAGAATATTAGAGTCAAAAGATTTTGTCACGAATGAAAACCGATAAAAGGCAAAAAAATTAACACGAATAAGGATAAAATCTTTTGACCACAGAGGATCATAAAAGTGTATGTTGCACAGAGAAAAAGAATGAGTTTCACAGGATTGAACTTTTGGTTATGCCCTGACCGAAGAGAGGAAATGCCCTTGGGGTGCTTTTCTTTTAAGAGAAAAGTAACGAATCCCTATAAATTCATTAATTTAAATTTACTTATTTTAAACATCAGCTTTAATAATTAGTTTTCTCTTATAAAAGTTTGAAGTTTTTTAAACTAATGAAAGAGAGGTTTAATTGAAAAAAATATGTAAAAGTGATAAAATAGAGTGTGAAATTTATAAAATATTTTATGGAAAAGTGGTTAATGACTTATGGTTAAAATAAAAAAAGGCAAGGTAAGGATATATCTTCAAGACGAGAAATACCGAGGACTTGCAGAAGTGATTCTACATGGAGACTATAGGAGGATCAAAGTTCTAAAAGATGATCAGAGGAGCAGGGTAGAACTTATAGAGTATAAAGAGGAAAAACTTGTTCTTAAAATCCCCATTGAGAAAAACAGAAGACAGTGGCAGAGATTCTTATCTGCATTTCGAGGGAGTTCATCTAAAAGAGAGTATGAAAATTGTTTAAAAATTCTGTCTGAGGGATTTTTGGGTGCAAAACCTGTCATGGTCATAGATAAAAAAATCGGTCCCTTTGTCAAAGACTCGTATTTTGTATCTAAGTTTATAGAGGGACAGGAGGGGAATTTTCAGCATCTGAAGGAGATAGGAAAAGAGCTGAATAAAATCCATGAGGCAGGCTACCTTCACGGAGATTCACAACTTGTGAACTTTATGGTTTCCAATGAAAAAATATACCTAATAGACTGCAAACTAAAAAAGAATAGATTTGGAAAGTTCGGTGCCAGGTATGAGTTTATATATTTGGAAGAGAGCTGTCCGGAAAAAATAGATATATATAGAAAAGATGATCTATACTATAGAGGGGCTAAACTTCTAAACAGCTACCTTCACTGGTGGGGAAGAACCAGGAAAAAACTAAGAGGCAGAGAGTTGACAAAATGAGCAAAAGAGGAGAAAACGTTGAGGGTATTGGTAATAAGACTCAGTTCTATAGGGGATATAATCCTTACCACTCCTGTATTAAAGGAGTTTAAGAAAAAATATCCAGATGCAGTAGTTGATTTTATGGTGCTGGATAAATTTAAAGATGCTATAGAGGGCTGTCCCTATGTGGACAACCTTATTATTTTTAACAAAAAAGAATACAGGGGAATAAAGGGGCTCAAGAAATTTTCCGATGGAATAAAGGGAAACAAATACGATTATGTCTTTGATCTTCA
Encoded proteins:
- a CDS encoding MMPL family transporter yields the protein MYKQSHQNKRINQIISNIKVITEIKVNLIDDNIFQKPFIFDFFEALFLSQKSKLINFRSGFVLAKIGKFVDKFHKIILAASFAVTFIMLFFMSRLQMNMQFTDLLPKTEKTVIEYKNAMKNFDTLDSIVVAVKGQEKDIKNFLEKRAKSIEKINGIKRITYENQVDFIEKNFFLLMKESDLENREKALTGDSLKDFFYGVNEGFENEYINESESGKIDKDRVKLLNFLSFLEEIIFKIKKNKISPEDAKRFVRGERYILSPGKSMGLLVIKSAVSIDDFENVIKTVNALDEYLQEESKKYNVEIEMTGIQVLSRDEMVISQRDMEISSFLSLALVLGIFIFSFRIIRYSLLALVPLVTGIIWTMGLTYLIVGTLNMMTAMMGAILIGLGIDYSIHIISVFLEERNNGMSIEKSVSSIYSKAMRGVSTGAGTTAVGFFMFVFSDFPGFREFGLVLGLGIICTLVSAVFLLPSLLIIYGGKIGRRKSKKNLILEKSEYFLISRKKSSLFIVVLIIIVLGSKAGKVEFENDMLKIEPKNLQSVALNREIIDKFDFSSDSTIMVSDSLEEAQKIYDRADKLKSIGVISSITSYLPFEEKQKKRLEAGKRIKEKTGTSPDSEIYTEELAEELVRLENNLIELGDLSYMGGEEEIRQKCDEILEAEIISELVENIDNYRENLEKSQKVFIGELQSIIRKSNTQNTIGLKDLPDKIKDEFVGKNKTYISTFYPKEDIWKSDFQKIHMKEIDTLGENTTGSAKIFLKVIEISATEGRKILILTLGAIYLVLLADFRSLKYATAAILPMVFSVLGTLGLMGWTGFKFDMVNIIGIPLIIGIGVDDGVHIIHRYLVDKNIFVALKSTGKAVTLTTITTIAAFGTLMLARYRGFVHFGILLTIGVMFAYIFTLSLLVSLISIVDKIEKNSEGGK
- a CDS encoding outer membrane lipoprotein-sorting protein translates to MKKISVIFFILINISVFSKDASEILQKMENAQNYTTSKGEYFMTIENRGKKITLGFEGYHKKSQEDLQLMRFTSPPRIEDTAILIRDENIWYYNKRSNRVRLLSKNAKKGSMMGSSFSYDDLNIDYVEDFTGEIIEETYDYYTLKVYPVDKDRSYKYIVAKVRKDNFIEESLEYYDNNEIRYKLMTTQDVKLVKERWVPLKLIMTDLISGKVTYIETKEESLDFDFYIEDSKFSEKNLKK
- a CDS encoding lipopolysaccharide core heptose(II) kinase RfaY; translation: MVKIKKGKVRIYLQDEKYRGLAEVILHGDYRRIKVLKDDQRSRVELIEYKEEKLVLKIPIEKNRRQWQRFLSAFRGSSSKREYENCLKILSEGFLGAKPVMVIDKKIGPFVKDSYFVSKFIEGQEGNFQHLKEIGKELNKIHEAGYLHGDSQLVNFMVSNEKIYLIDCKLKKNRFGKFGARYEFIYLEESCPEKIDIYRKDDLYYRGAKLLNSYLHWWGRTRKKLRGRELTK